In the genome of Mauremys mutica isolate MM-2020 ecotype Southern chromosome 8, ASM2049712v1, whole genome shotgun sequence, one region contains:
- the DBN1 gene encoding drebrin isoform X2, with the protein MAGVSFGAHRLALLAAYQEVIGEGSPTDWALYTYEDESDDLKLAASGGGGLQELAGHFENQKVMYGFCSVKEPQAALPKYVLVNWVGEDVADARKCACASHVAKIAEFFQGVDVIVNASSVEDVDPGAIGQRLSNGLARISSPVLHRLRLREDENAEPVGTTYQKTDAAVEMKRLNREQFWEQAKKEEELRKEEERQKVLEERLRFEQERMEQERMEQEERERRYREREEQIEEHRRKQQTLEEEEARQRLQEQSIFGEQQHEEENGQELKKSESEVEEAAAIIARRPDNPREFFKQQERVASGSSEATSPFSQRTDSPGPSSEAPAPPMADEPPGGPEWPAVQGGELGPTEDLVFLEPREPLLFPVAMVPAEGESSGHTQPPSPSPESLIDLWQNDSTTPPAAWELATPAPPGPPAPLLVEVDVPLAAPAAPDDNLLNFDELPEPPATFCDAEQDEEPASLIAMEGPHQMTLSYQHALQEAASGQQAPEPQLLTNGEMAQKEGVQASEGYFSQSQDEEFGQVETSAKTPPAVFYAKPPEIDITCWDADPVPEDEESFGGSV; encoded by the exons GGCTCTGTACACCTATGAGGATGAGTCTGACGACCTGAAGCTGGCTGCGTCGGGAG gaGGTGGCTTGCAGGAGCTCGCTGGCCACTTTGAGAACCAGAAGGTGATGTACGGCTTCTGCAGTGTCAAAGAGCCCCAGGCAGCACTGCCCAAATACGTCCTGGTCAACTGG GTGGGGGAGGACGTGGCCGATGCCCGCAAGTGCGCCTGTGCCAGCCACGTGGCCAAGATCGCAGAGTTCTTCCAg GGTGTGGATGTGATCGTTAACGCCAGCAGCGTGGAGGACGTGGACCCGGGGGCCATCGGGCAGCGTCTCTCCAACGGCCTGGCTCGCATCTCCAGCCCCGTGCTGCACCGCCTGCGGCTGCGAGAGGACGAGAACGCCGAGCCCGTG GGCACGACCTATCAGAAGACCGATGCGGCTGTGGAGATGAAACGGCTCAACCGGGAGCAGTTCTGGGAACAGGCCAAG aaggaggaggagctgcGGAAGGAGGAGGAGCGGCAGAAGGTGCTGGAGGAGCGGCTGCGCTTTGAGCAGGAGCGCATGGAGCAGGAGCGCATGGAGCAGGAGGAGCGGGAGAGGCGTTATCGGGAGCGCGAGGAGCAGATTGAGGAGCACAG GCGGAAGCAGCagactctggaggaggaggaggccaggCAGCGTCTGCAGGAACAGTCCATCTTC GGCGAGCAGCAGCACGAGGAGGAGAATGGCCAGGAGCTCAAGAAGTCGGAGTCAGAAGTGGAG GAAGCTGCCGCCATCATCGCACGGCGCCCCGACAACCCCCGCGAGTTCTTCAAGCAGCAGGAGCGAGTGGCCTCGGGCAGCTCCGAAGCCACGTCCCCGTTCAGCCAGAGGACAG ACTCGCCTGGGCCCAGCAGCGAGGCGCCGGCGCCGCCGATGGCAGACGAGCCGCCCGGGGGCCCTGAGTGGCCAGCGGTGCAGGGGGGCGAGCTGGGCCCCACCGAGGACCTGGTGTTCCTGGAGCCCAGAGAGCCGCTGCTGTTCCCCGTGGCCATGGTGCCCGCAGAGGGCGAGTCCTCAGGCCAcacgcagccccccagccccagccccgagaGCCTTATCGACCTGTGGCAGAATGACAGCACCACCCCGCCCGCTGCCTGGGAGCTGGCCACCCCTGCGCCGCCGGGGCCCCCCGCGCCCCTCCTGGTGGAGGTGGATGTGCCCCTAGCCGCCCCCGCTGCCCCTGACGACAACCTGCTGAACTTCGACGAGCTGCCCGAGCCACCAGCCACCTTCTGTGACGCGGAGCAGGACGAGGAGCCGGCCAGCCTCATTGCGATGGAGGGGCCGCACCAGATGACGCTCAGCTACCAGCATGCCCTGCAGGAGGCCGCCAGCGGGCAGCAGGCCCCCGAGCCCCAGCTGCTGACCAACGGGGAGATGGCCCAGAAGGAAGGGGTGCAG GCCAGCGAGGGCTACTTCAGCCAGTCGCAGGACGAAGAGTTCGGCCAGGTGGAGACGTCTGCCAAAACTCCTCCTGCCGTGTTCTACGCCAAGCCCCCCG AGATCGACATCACCTGCTGGGACGCCGACCCGGTGCCTGAGGACGAGGAGAGCTTTGGGGGCAGCGTCTAA
- the DBN1 gene encoding drebrin isoform X3, whose protein sequence is MYGFCSVKEPQAALPKYVLVNWVGEDVADARKCACASHVAKIAEFFQGVDVIVNASSVEDVDPGAIGQRLSNGLARISSPVLHRLRLREDENAEPVGTTYQKTDAAVEMKRLNREQFWEQAKKEEELRKEEERQKVLEERLRFEQERMEQERMEQEERERRYREREEQIEEHRRKQQTLEEEEARQRLQEQSIFGEQQHEEENGQELKKSESEVEEAAAIIARRPDNPREFFKQQERVASGSSEATSPFSQRTGSQSDAHRKASAVGCSPCDSSPASTPIGEQIERALDEVTQQAPWKDSPGPSSEAPAPPMADEPPGGPEWPAVQGGELGPTEDLVFLEPREPLLFPVAMVPAEGESSGHTQPPSPSPESLIDLWQNDSTTPPAAWELATPAPPGPPAPLLVEVDVPLAAPAAPDDNLLNFDELPEPPATFCDAEQDEEPASLIAMEGPHQMTLSYQHALQEAASGQQAPEPQLLTNGEMAQKEGVQASEGYFSQSQDEEFGQVETSAKTPPAVFYAKPPEIDITCWDADPVPEDEESFGGSV, encoded by the exons ATGTACGGCTTCTGCAGTGTCAAAGAGCCCCAGGCAGCACTGCCCAAATACGTCCTGGTCAACTGG GTGGGGGAGGACGTGGCCGATGCCCGCAAGTGCGCCTGTGCCAGCCACGTGGCCAAGATCGCAGAGTTCTTCCAg GGTGTGGATGTGATCGTTAACGCCAGCAGCGTGGAGGACGTGGACCCGGGGGCCATCGGGCAGCGTCTCTCCAACGGCCTGGCTCGCATCTCCAGCCCCGTGCTGCACCGCCTGCGGCTGCGAGAGGACGAGAACGCCGAGCCCGTG GGCACGACCTATCAGAAGACCGATGCGGCTGTGGAGATGAAACGGCTCAACCGGGAGCAGTTCTGGGAACAGGCCAAG aaggaggaggagctgcGGAAGGAGGAGGAGCGGCAGAAGGTGCTGGAGGAGCGGCTGCGCTTTGAGCAGGAGCGCATGGAGCAGGAGCGCATGGAGCAGGAGGAGCGGGAGAGGCGTTATCGGGAGCGCGAGGAGCAGATTGAGGAGCACAG GCGGAAGCAGCagactctggaggaggaggaggccaggCAGCGTCTGCAGGAACAGTCCATCTTC GGCGAGCAGCAGCACGAGGAGGAGAATGGCCAGGAGCTCAAGAAGTCGGAGTCAGAAGTGGAG GAAGCTGCCGCCATCATCGCACGGCGCCCCGACAACCCCCGCGAGTTCTTCAAGCAGCAGGAGCGAGTGGCCTCGGGCAGCTCCGAAGCCACGTCCCCGTTCAGCCAGAGGACAG GCAGCCAGTCGGACGCTCACAGAAAGGCCTCAGCCgtgggctgcagcccctgtgaCTCCAGCCCGGCCTCCACACCCATCGGGGAGCAGATCGAGAGGGCCCTGGACGAAGTGACGCAGCAGGCCCCATGGaaag ACTCGCCTGGGCCCAGCAGCGAGGCGCCGGCGCCGCCGATGGCAGACGAGCCGCCCGGGGGCCCTGAGTGGCCAGCGGTGCAGGGGGGCGAGCTGGGCCCCACCGAGGACCTGGTGTTCCTGGAGCCCAGAGAGCCGCTGCTGTTCCCCGTGGCCATGGTGCCCGCAGAGGGCGAGTCCTCAGGCCAcacgcagccccccagccccagccccgagaGCCTTATCGACCTGTGGCAGAATGACAGCACCACCCCGCCCGCTGCCTGGGAGCTGGCCACCCCTGCGCCGCCGGGGCCCCCCGCGCCCCTCCTGGTGGAGGTGGATGTGCCCCTAGCCGCCCCCGCTGCCCCTGACGACAACCTGCTGAACTTCGACGAGCTGCCCGAGCCACCAGCCACCTTCTGTGACGCGGAGCAGGACGAGGAGCCGGCCAGCCTCATTGCGATGGAGGGGCCGCACCAGATGACGCTCAGCTACCAGCATGCCCTGCAGGAGGCCGCCAGCGGGCAGCAGGCCCCCGAGCCCCAGCTGCTGACCAACGGGGAGATGGCCCAGAAGGAAGGGGTGCAG GCCAGCGAGGGCTACTTCAGCCAGTCGCAGGACGAAGAGTTCGGCCAGGTGGAGACGTCTGCCAAAACTCCTCCTGCCGTGTTCTACGCCAAGCCCCCCG AGATCGACATCACCTGCTGGGACGCCGACCCGGTGCCTGAGGACGAGGAGAGCTTTGGGGGCAGCGTCTAA
- the PRR7 gene encoding proline-rich protein 7 has translation MVMSQGTYTFLTCFAGFWLIWGLIVLLCCFCSYLRRRLKSQQEERLREQNLRALEMEPLHYEGYSGSPPGMAMAIPPRLRMEPRHPPGPPPRPWSYRHESDLSKPPCYEEALLMAEPPPPYSEVLMDTRGLYRKINAPFLSHERPEKQEQPPSYKPLFLDRGYGAALHVPSSASQGPAFYLEAERAQRMFPSWMDSELSSRDTYEPGAWHLPVSMPLFGRTTAV, from the exons aTGGTGATGTCCCAGGGCACCTACACCTTCCTCACCTGCTTCGCCGGCTTCTGGCTCATCTGGGGCCTCATCGTGCTGctctgctgcttctgcagctaCCTGCGACGCCGCCTCAAGAGCCAGCAGGAGGAGCGGCTGCGGGAGCAGAACCTGCGCGCGCTGGAGATGGAGCCGCTGCACTACGAGGGCTACTCAGGCAGCCCCCCTGGCATGGCCATGGCCATCCCCCCCCGGCTGCGCATGGAGCCGCGCCACCCCCCCGGCCCGCCCCCGCGGCCATGGAGCTACCGGCACG AGTCGGACCTGTCCAAGCCCCCCTGCTACGAGGAGGCGCTGCTCATGGCTGAGCCGCCACCGCCCTACAGCGAGGTGCTCATGGACACGCGGGGGCTGTACCGCAAGATCAACGCCCCCTTCCTGAGCCACGAGCGCCCCGAGAAACAGGAGCAGCCCCCCAGCTACAAGCCCCTCTTCCTGGACCGGGGTTACGGCGCAGCCCTGCAcgtgcccagctctgccagccaggGCCCCGCCTTCTACCTGGAGGCTGAGCGGGCCCAGCGCATGTTCCCCAGCTGGATGGACTCGGAGCTCAGCAGCAGGGACACGTATGAACCTGGGGCCTGGCACCTCCCTGTCTCCATGCCCTTGTTTGGCAGGACTACGGCGGTTTAG
- the DBN1 gene encoding drebrin isoform X1 produces MAGVSFGAHRLALLAAYQEVIGEGSPTDWALYTYEDESDDLKLAASGGGGLQELAGHFENQKVMYGFCSVKEPQAALPKYVLVNWVGEDVADARKCACASHVAKIAEFFQGVDVIVNASSVEDVDPGAIGQRLSNGLARISSPVLHRLRLREDENAEPVGTTYQKTDAAVEMKRLNREQFWEQAKKEEELRKEEERQKVLEERLRFEQERMEQERMEQEERERRYREREEQIEEHRRKQQTLEEEEARQRLQEQSIFGEQQHEEENGQELKKSESEVEEAAAIIARRPDNPREFFKQQERVASGSSEATSPFSQRTGSQSDAHRKASAVGCSPCDSSPASTPIGEQIERALDEVTQQAPWKDSPGPSSEAPAPPMADEPPGGPEWPAVQGGELGPTEDLVFLEPREPLLFPVAMVPAEGESSGHTQPPSPSPESLIDLWQNDSTTPPAAWELATPAPPGPPAPLLVEVDVPLAAPAAPDDNLLNFDELPEPPATFCDAEQDEEPASLIAMEGPHQMTLSYQHALQEAASGQQAPEPQLLTNGEMAQKEGVQASEGYFSQSQDEEFGQVETSAKTPPAVFYAKPPEIDITCWDADPVPEDEESFGGSV; encoded by the exons GGCTCTGTACACCTATGAGGATGAGTCTGACGACCTGAAGCTGGCTGCGTCGGGAG gaGGTGGCTTGCAGGAGCTCGCTGGCCACTTTGAGAACCAGAAGGTGATGTACGGCTTCTGCAGTGTCAAAGAGCCCCAGGCAGCACTGCCCAAATACGTCCTGGTCAACTGG GTGGGGGAGGACGTGGCCGATGCCCGCAAGTGCGCCTGTGCCAGCCACGTGGCCAAGATCGCAGAGTTCTTCCAg GGTGTGGATGTGATCGTTAACGCCAGCAGCGTGGAGGACGTGGACCCGGGGGCCATCGGGCAGCGTCTCTCCAACGGCCTGGCTCGCATCTCCAGCCCCGTGCTGCACCGCCTGCGGCTGCGAGAGGACGAGAACGCCGAGCCCGTG GGCACGACCTATCAGAAGACCGATGCGGCTGTGGAGATGAAACGGCTCAACCGGGAGCAGTTCTGGGAACAGGCCAAG aaggaggaggagctgcGGAAGGAGGAGGAGCGGCAGAAGGTGCTGGAGGAGCGGCTGCGCTTTGAGCAGGAGCGCATGGAGCAGGAGCGCATGGAGCAGGAGGAGCGGGAGAGGCGTTATCGGGAGCGCGAGGAGCAGATTGAGGAGCACAG GCGGAAGCAGCagactctggaggaggaggaggccaggCAGCGTCTGCAGGAACAGTCCATCTTC GGCGAGCAGCAGCACGAGGAGGAGAATGGCCAGGAGCTCAAGAAGTCGGAGTCAGAAGTGGAG GAAGCTGCCGCCATCATCGCACGGCGCCCCGACAACCCCCGCGAGTTCTTCAAGCAGCAGGAGCGAGTGGCCTCGGGCAGCTCCGAAGCCACGTCCCCGTTCAGCCAGAGGACAG GCAGCCAGTCGGACGCTCACAGAAAGGCCTCAGCCgtgggctgcagcccctgtgaCTCCAGCCCGGCCTCCACACCCATCGGGGAGCAGATCGAGAGGGCCCTGGACGAAGTGACGCAGCAGGCCCCATGGaaag ACTCGCCTGGGCCCAGCAGCGAGGCGCCGGCGCCGCCGATGGCAGACGAGCCGCCCGGGGGCCCTGAGTGGCCAGCGGTGCAGGGGGGCGAGCTGGGCCCCACCGAGGACCTGGTGTTCCTGGAGCCCAGAGAGCCGCTGCTGTTCCCCGTGGCCATGGTGCCCGCAGAGGGCGAGTCCTCAGGCCAcacgcagccccccagccccagccccgagaGCCTTATCGACCTGTGGCAGAATGACAGCACCACCCCGCCCGCTGCCTGGGAGCTGGCCACCCCTGCGCCGCCGGGGCCCCCCGCGCCCCTCCTGGTGGAGGTGGATGTGCCCCTAGCCGCCCCCGCTGCCCCTGACGACAACCTGCTGAACTTCGACGAGCTGCCCGAGCCACCAGCCACCTTCTGTGACGCGGAGCAGGACGAGGAGCCGGCCAGCCTCATTGCGATGGAGGGGCCGCACCAGATGACGCTCAGCTACCAGCATGCCCTGCAGGAGGCCGCCAGCGGGCAGCAGGCCCCCGAGCCCCAGCTGCTGACCAACGGGGAGATGGCCCAGAAGGAAGGGGTGCAG GCCAGCGAGGGCTACTTCAGCCAGTCGCAGGACGAAGAGTTCGGCCAGGTGGAGACGTCTGCCAAAACTCCTCCTGCCGTGTTCTACGCCAAGCCCCCCG AGATCGACATCACCTGCTGGGACGCCGACCCGGTGCCTGAGGACGAGGAGAGCTTTGGGGGCAGCGTCTAA